Proteins co-encoded in one Candidatus Kuenenbacteria bacterium genomic window:
- the amrB gene encoding AmmeMemoRadiSam system protein B, giving the protein MKKLFLFALFLSFTIIILIIVFPKQKPTSSILNNNQNTMTTPKIIRQPAVAGQFYPTDKKELSSMIERLLANATTTITGKPQIFIVPHAGYVFSGETAAYAFKTVADISYDTVIVLGGSHNYPIDGLILYNGDAVSTPLGEVSVDKKLTEELIATNQNISADNKIHEPEHSLEVQLPFLQKTLVPGWQSILGLINSDDNETLASIADSIEKVISGKNVLLIISSDLSHYPSYANALYSDTKIIDSILTKDINNFDQTFSAIIAEGRPNLDTCACGSSAIKVGMIIANELNLTGNKLHYSNSGDTPDYGDKSRVVGYGAVVFTNNKSNYMNNNNLNPDEQAAALSLARNTLELAFNLTTDKNEDYKQYPVFSEKRGIFVTLRKNEELRGCIGLIEPIKELSAAIIEMTEAAAFEDPRFLSLEKNELKDITIEVSVLTPPQKISGPKTEIELGRHGVIVKKGSRSGVFLPQVATETGWDLNTFMAHLCADKAGLPANCWLDGSADIYTFEAQVFEEK; this is encoded by the coding sequence ATGAAAAAACTCTTTCTCTTTGCCCTATTTTTAAGCTTTACAATTATTATTTTAATCATAGTTTTTCCCAAACAAAAACCAACCTCCTCTATTTTAAATAATAATCAAAATACTATGACTACCCCAAAAATTATCCGCCAGCCAGCAGTCGCCGGTCAATTCTACCCAACTGACAAAAAAGAACTATCCTCCATGATCGAGAGACTTCTTGCCAATGCCACTACCACAATTACTGGCAAGCCGCAAATTTTTATTGTTCCCCATGCCGGCTATGTCTTTTCTGGTGAGACCGCTGCTTATGCTTTTAAAACCGTCGCTGATATATCTTATGACACTGTAATTGTTCTTGGCGGTAGCCACAATTATCCTATTGATGGCTTGATCCTCTACAATGGCGATGCTGTGTCTACGCCTCTTGGTGAAGTGTCTGTTGATAAAAAATTAACCGAAGAGTTAATCGCCACCAACCAAAACATTTCTGCCGATAATAAAATCCACGAGCCCGAGCACTCGCTGGAAGTCCAGCTACCTTTTTTACAAAAAACACTAGTCCCCGGCTGGCAATCAATCTTGGGTTTAATTAATAGCGACGACAATGAAACTCTCGCTTCCATCGCCGATTCTATAGAAAAAGTCATTTCTGGCAAAAATGTTTTATTAATCATTAGCTCTGACCTGTCTCATTACCCGAGCTACGCCAACGCCCTTTACTCTGACACCAAAATAATTGACTCAATTTTAACTAAAGATATTAATAATTTTGATCAAACCTTCTCCGCTATTATCGCCGAAGGCCGGCCCAATCTCGACACCTGTGCCTGCGGCTCATCCGCTATCAAGGTTGGTATGATAATTGCCAACGAACTCAATCTCACTGGCAATAAGCTTCATTATTCCAATTCCGGCGACACCCCAGATTACGGCGACAAGTCGCGCGTTGTTGGCTATGGTGCTGTTGTTTTTACAAATAATAAATCCAACTATATGAATAATAATAATCTCAATCCTGACGAGCAAGCAGCCGCTCTCTCTCTAGCTCGTAATACTCTAGAACTGGCCTTCAACCTTACCACAGACAAAAATGAAGATTACAAACAATATCCGGTCTTCTCTGAAAAAAGAGGCATCTTTGTCACTTTGAGAAAAAATGAGGAACTCCGCGGCTGTATCGGCCTCATCGAACCAATTAAAGAATTGAGCGCCGCCATTATTGAAATGACCGAAGCCGCCGCTTTTGAAGATCCACGCTTTTTGTCTCTAGAAAAAAATGAACTAAAAGATATCACCATTGAAGTTTCTGTTCTCACACCCCCACAAAAAATCTCTGGCCCAAAAACAGAAATAGAGCTCGGCCGTCACGGCGTCATCGTCAAAAAAGGTTCCCGCTCCGGTGTTTTCCTCCCTCAAGTCGCTACCGAAACCGGCTGGGATCTAAATACTTTTATGGCCCACCTCTGTGCCGACAAAGCCGGCCTCCCTGCCAACTGCTGGCTCGACGGTTCGGCAGACATTTACACCTTTGAAGCGCAGGTGTTTGAAGAAAAATAA